Proteins found in one Lates calcarifer isolate ASB-BC8 linkage group LG8, TLL_Latcal_v3, whole genome shotgun sequence genomic segment:
- the casp3b gene encoding caspase-3b: MDYPSMGICLIINNKNFHSSTGMNARNGTDIDAAYAMKTFSSLGYNVKVENDRTVAQMKELLSRVSKQDHSGSASFVCVLLSHGDEGVIYGIDGCERFENLTQYFKGDRCRSLVGKPKLFFIQACRGSALDGGSWIETDSVDGQTSERIPVEADFLYAYSTAPGYYSWRNTSNGSWFMQSLCEMLLRYSGELELMQIMTRVNRKVALHFESSSSLPGFSSKKQIPCIVSMLTKDFYFPKK; this comes from the exons ATGGACTATCCCAGCATGGGAATCTGTTTGATTATCAACAATAAGAACTTCCACAGTAGCACAG GTATGAATGCTCGTAATGGGACGGATATTGATGCTGCTTATGCTATGAAGACCTTCTCTAGCCTGGGTTATAATGTCAAAGTGGAAAACGACCGGACTGTGGCACAGATGAAAGAACTGCTGTCAAGGG TATCTAAGCAGGACCACAGCGGCAGTGCAtcgtttgtctgtgtgttgctaAGTCATGGAGATGAGGGGGTGATATATGGCATAGATGGCTGTGAAAGATTTGAAAACCTGACACAATACTTTAAAGGAGATCGCTGCAGAAGTCTGGTGGGGAAACCAAAGCTCTTCTTCATACAG GCATGCCGTGGCTCAGCCCTGGATGGTGGATCCTGGATTGAGACTGACAGCGTGGATGGGCAAACATCAGAGAGGATTCCTGTGGAGGCAGATTTCCTGTATGCTTACTCCACTGCTCCAG GCTACTACTCATGGAGAAACACTTCCAATGGCTCCTGGTTCATGCAGTCACTGTGTGAGATGTTGCTGCGTTACAGTGGAGAGCTGGAGCTGATGCAGATCATGACCCGAGTCAACCGTAAGGTGGCGCTGCACTTTGAGTCTTCCTCCAGCTTACCTGGATTTAGCAGCAAGAAGCAGATCCCCTGCATTGTCTCAATGTTGACCAAAGACTTCTACTTTCCTAAAAAATAG
- the cenpu gene encoding centromere protein U, with product MSAKKGRRAKMLTVPPDESQKASSFDMDSPNLSSIDRASFLEGLQQNHGNPLHSTAVEEDLNVLEEEQMDQGKAGRKDIPQMLKRTAKQRGATVKRKESEKDGGDEKKRSRKSTGEKAKARPEKGGKRQKTKGGPEWERAESDADAIPKTSGQPAPKANGLKHLVKKKPAKTSTSAARPSKNQQMSKDKKRTSESSGGESSDHESQEESDSDTRNRSRSRVLSSDEEVDEDMSWKPSPKNARVSGFGVSSKPSSDRSKSRKSSSGSASAEAERANTDKQRRKILGGQGGTDLEVVLDTFLDFCDQYRDSVESKAVKQSIDTFSSNVKEQLLEKISSYKELRVLKRENAKVGSLIRKKTQRLLDAKHELMRAERQMWLLQKEKAELKLRLTDLRRSHAFLRDIRKLNQQYLDYRHTHPKEKETYGASSLPALLLEARHIQTTEQQLSRINNQTEKRLQRNGICE from the exons ATGAG TGCCAAAAAGGGCAGAAGAGCCAAGATGCTCACAGTGCCACCAGATGAGAGTCAA AAAGCTTCGTCTTTTGATATGGATTCTCCCAACCTGTCTTCTATAGACAGGGCTAGCTTCCTGGAAGGACTGCAGCAAAATCATG GTAACCCCCTGCACAGTACTGCTGTGGAGGAAGATTTAAATGTCTTGGAGGAGGAACAGATGGACCAAGGAAAAGCAGGAAGAAAGGACATTCCTCAGATGCTGAAGAGAACTGCTAAACAGCGTGGAGCCACTGTGAAGAGGAAGGAGTCAGAGAAAGATGGTGGGGACGAGAAGAAGAGGAGTAGGAAAAGTACTGGAGAGAAGGCCAAAGCCAG ACCtgagaagggaggaaaaagacagaaaacgaAGGGAGGACCTGAATGGGAAAGAGCAGAGTCAGATGCTGACGCTATCCCCAAAACAAGCGGTCAGCCTGCCCCCAAAGCAAACGGTCTCAAACACTTGGTTAAGAAGAAGCCTGCTAAGACAAGCACATCTGCAGCAAG GCCATCGAAAAATCAGCAGATGAGTAAGGACAAGAAGAGAACGAGTGAGTCCAGTGGTGGAGAGTCCAGTGACCATGAGTCACAG gagGAATCTGACAGTGACACTCGCAACCGGAGCCGTAGCAGAGTCCTGTCCTCTGATGAGGAGGTGGATGAAGACATGAGTTGG AAACCAAGTCCAAAGAATGCCAGAGTGTCTGGTTTTGGTGTAAGCAGCAAGCCTTCGTCTGATAGGTCCAAATCCAGGAAGTCTTCATCAG GCAGTGCATCTGCAGAGGCAGAAAGGGCCAACACTGataaacagaggaggaagatacTTGGTGGTCAGGGTGGAACAGATTTAGAGGTGGTGCTGGATACATTCCTTGATTTCTGTGACCAGTACAG GGACTCTGTGGAGTCTAAAGCAGTCAAACAGTCCATTGATACTTTCTCCTCCAATGTGAAAGAGCAGCTCTTGGAAAAG ATCTCTTCATACAAGGAACTCAGGGttctaaaaagagaaaatgccAAG gtgGGTTCTTTGATACGTAAAAAGACACAGAGGCTGTTGGATGCCAAGCATGAGCTGATGAG ggcagagagacagatgtggctgctacagaaagagaaagctgAACTTAAACTCCGATTAACTGATCTGAGACGAAGCCATGCCTTCCTCCGTGACATCAGAAAGCTCAACCAACAGTACCTGGATTACcgacacacacaccccaaagagaaagagacg TACGGAGCATCCAGCTTACCAGCTCTGCTACTGGAGGCCAGGCATATTcaaacaacagagcaacagCTGAGCAGGATCAataatcaaacagaaaaaagacttCAGAGGAATGGGATTTGTGAATAA